The Saccharothrix variisporea genome has a segment encoding these proteins:
- a CDS encoding fatty acid desaturase family protein: MRAVSTDVSPRRGSDFAELSRLVKQAGLLDRRTGYYVVCLVAAVAVLAATCAAVVLIGDSWWQLVPAVALAVVFTQIAFLGHDAGHKQVFTTNRTNAVTGLVLGNLLIGVGYGWWMSKHNRHHANPNHEDEDPDVDIAVLAFSLEQAERKRGFFRFVVKHQAWLFFPLLLLEGFSLHVIGAVPVARREVRAWRVEAALLVVHAIGYLTLVFSSMSPVKAVVFIAVHQGLFGVYMGCSFAPNHKGMPVLSAGHQLDFLRKQVLTSRNVTGGRFTDFLLGGLNYQIEHHLFPNMPRPHLRRAQALVRDFCRQRSISYAECGLFTSYGYVLKFLHEAGAPLRAEKVAV; this comes from the coding sequence CTGCGCGCCGTGAGCACCGATGTGTCGCCTCGGCGCGGCAGCGATTTCGCAGAACTCTCCAGGCTGGTCAAGCAGGCCGGTCTGCTCGACCGCCGGACCGGCTACTACGTGGTGTGCCTGGTGGCGGCCGTGGCCGTCCTCGCCGCCACCTGCGCCGCCGTCGTCCTGATCGGCGACTCGTGGTGGCAGCTCGTCCCCGCCGTCGCCCTCGCGGTCGTGTTCACGCAGATCGCGTTCCTCGGGCACGACGCCGGGCACAAGCAGGTGTTCACGACCAACCGGACCAACGCGGTCACCGGGCTGGTGCTGGGCAACCTGCTGATCGGCGTCGGCTACGGCTGGTGGATGAGCAAGCACAACCGCCACCACGCCAACCCCAACCACGAGGACGAGGACCCGGACGTCGACATCGCGGTGCTCGCGTTCAGCCTGGAGCAGGCCGAGCGCAAGCGCGGGTTCTTCCGGTTCGTGGTCAAGCACCAGGCGTGGCTGTTCTTCCCGCTGCTGCTGCTCGAAGGCTTCAGCCTGCACGTCATCGGCGCGGTCCCGGTGGCGCGGCGCGAGGTGCGGGCGTGGCGGGTGGAGGCGGCGCTGCTCGTCGTTCACGCCATCGGGTACTTGACGCTGGTGTTCTCGTCCATGTCACCGGTGAAGGCGGTTGTGTTCATCGCGGTGCACCAAGGGCTGTTCGGTGTTTACATGGGGTGCTCGTTCGCGCCCAACCACAAGGGCATGCCGGTGCTGTCCGCCGGCCACCAGTTGGACTTCCTCCGCAAGCAGGTCCTGACTTCCCGGAACGTCACCGGCGGCCGGTTCACCGACTTCCTGCTCGGCGGCCTGAACTACCAGATCGAGCACCACCTGTTCCCGAACATGCCCCGTCCGCACCTGCGCCGAGCCCAGGCCCTGGTTCGCGACTTCTGCCGGCAGCGGTCGATCTCCTACGCCGAGTGCGGCCTGTTCACCTCGTACGGGTACGTGCTGAAGTTCCTGCACGAGGCTGGTGCGCCGTTGCGGGCGGAGAAGGTCGCCGTTTAG
- a CDS encoding DUF3152 domain-containing protein, with protein MTGRLAVAHYLAGLSLAAATVLALDTRTVPMHVTAHGRPPTAALPTYTVPQRIRGFGADLPPGAPFPEHGTGRWRIVPGSTTATPTAIPYTVEVEEGITLREGDQPFAAQVHHALVHPRGWPRKGYTFRRVDTNPTLRIRLTAQNTAREQCGFDLPYDTSCRIGDTVYLSAPRWFRGAHTYDSLTAYRSYLVNHEVGHFLGFGHEPCPENGTPAPVMMQQTLSTANDELAQLSGEVPPDGKTCTPNPWPR; from the coding sequence GTGACCGGGCGGTTGGCGGTGGCGCACTACCTGGCCGGCCTCTCACTGGCCGCCGCCACCGTCCTCGCCCTCGACACGCGCACCGTCCCGATGCACGTCACCGCCCACGGCCGCCCGCCCACCGCCGCCCTGCCGACCTACACCGTGCCGCAACGCATCAGGGGCTTCGGGGCCGACCTGCCACCGGGCGCCCCCTTCCCGGAACACGGCACCGGCCGGTGGCGAATCGTCCCCGGCAGCACCACCGCCACCCCCACCGCCATCCCCTACACCGTCGAGGTCGAGGAGGGCATCACCCTGCGCGAGGGCGACCAGCCGTTCGCCGCCCAGGTCCACCACGCCCTGGTCCACCCACGCGGCTGGCCACGCAAGGGCTACACGTTCCGCCGGGTCGACACGAACCCGACCCTGCGGATCCGCCTCACCGCCCAGAACACCGCGCGCGAGCAGTGCGGCTTCGACCTGCCCTACGACACGTCGTGCCGCATCGGCGACACCGTCTACCTCAGCGCACCCCGTTGGTTCCGCGGCGCACACACCTACGACAGCCTGACCGCCTACCGGTCCTACCTGGTCAACCACGAGGTGGGCCACTTCCTCGGGTTCGGCCACGAACCGTGCCCGGAAAACGGGACCCCGGCCCCGGTGATGATGCAACAAACCCTGAGCACCGCCAACGACGAACTAGCGCAACTCAGCGGCGAGGTACCGCCGGACGGCAAGACATGCACCCCCAACCCCTGGCCGCGCTAG